In Zea mays cultivar B73 chromosome 7, Zm-B73-REFERENCE-NAM-5.0, whole genome shotgun sequence, the following proteins share a genomic window:
- the LOC100194171 gene encoding uncharacterized protein LOC100194171, with amino-acid sequence MEHLPARVELLLGVLLAEASDCRADGRARPAPSLSSVRAQLAPSARRAPGMLAGAQLHRAVKSLRASYLLAAHELLCLARRRSPAPYRTRSFRRLVLMPVPT; translated from the coding sequence ATGGAGCATCTCCCTGCGCGCGTTGAACTTCTGCTCGGCGTCCTGCTGGCCGAAGCTTCGGATTGCCGCGCCGATGGCCGAGCCCGGCCCGCGCCTTCCCTGTCCTCTGTACGCGCGCAGCTCGCCCCCTCAGCTCGTCGCGCGCCTGGGATGCTTGCCGGCGCTCAGCTCCACCGCGCTGTGAAGTCTCTGCGCGCAAGCTATCTGTTGGCCGCGCACGAACTCCTCTGCTTGGCCCGTCGTCGTTCTCCAGCTCCTTACCGCACTCGATCGTTTCGTCGTCTCGTCTTAATGCCAGTCCCCACGTGA